The Variovorax paradoxus B4 genome includes a region encoding these proteins:
- a CDS encoding TetR/AcrR family transcriptional regulator C-terminal domain-containing protein, protein MQFSALVTAETQVRLFQTNPPPLSADQIHAMVQRAVEMFLAGAAPR, encoded by the coding sequence ATGCAGTTCTCCGCGCTGGTCACGGCAGAGACCCAGGTTCGGCTGTTCCAGACCAATCCGCCGCCACTGTCGGCGGATCAGATCCATGCGATGGTTCAGCGCGCTGTAGAAATGTTCCTCGCTGGCGCCGCGCCGCGGTAG
- the istB gene encoding IS21-like element helper ATPase IstB yields the protein MNMTEIERALRELRLSGIADTLSTRVMQAQAAQQPFLETLAAMLQDELDRRRSRLMERRFKRSGLAERLTLADFDWRFNPKLPRNACFELHTLKFIGEGANALIVGKPGTGKSHIAKAVAYQATLQGYDVRYVEADSEFAHYGLASTAQQAEQLKGWIEPDLLVLDDLFLARRIADVSAELLQAIVHQRYKLRRAIVITSNRVVQDWGKYLADATMATTILDRLMHRCAMLEFEGKSYRLKEAAARIAITPESS from the coding sequence ATGAACATGACAGAGATCGAACGCGCCCTGCGCGAGCTGCGCCTGTCCGGCATCGCCGACACGCTGTCCACCCGCGTGATGCAGGCCCAGGCCGCCCAGCAGCCCTTCCTGGAGACGTTGGCCGCCATGCTGCAAGACGAGCTCGACCGGCGCCGCTCGCGATTGATGGAGCGCCGCTTCAAGCGCTCAGGCCTGGCCGAGCGCCTGACGCTGGCGGACTTCGACTGGCGCTTCAATCCCAAGCTGCCGCGCAACGCCTGCTTCGAGTTGCACACCCTGAAGTTCATCGGCGAGGGGGCCAACGCATTGATCGTCGGCAAGCCCGGCACCGGGAAGTCGCACATCGCCAAGGCTGTGGCCTACCAGGCCACGTTGCAGGGCTATGACGTGCGCTACGTGGAGGCCGACTCCGAGTTCGCCCACTACGGGCTGGCCAGCACGGCGCAGCAGGCCGAACAGCTCAAGGGCTGGATCGAGCCGGACCTGTTGGTCCTTGATGACCTGTTCCTGGCCCGGCGCATTGCCGACGTGAGCGCCGAACTCTTGCAGGCCATCGTGCACCAGCGCTACAAGCTGCGTCGCGCCATCGTCATCACCTCCAACCGGGTGGTGCAGGACTGGGGAAAGTACCTCGCCGACGCCACCATGGCCACCACCATCCTGGACCGGCTCATGCACCGCTGCGCAATGCTGGAGTTCGAGGGCAAGAGCTACCGCCTGAAGGAGGCCGCCGCGCGCATCGCCATCACGCCCGAATCGTCATAA
- the istA gene encoding IS21 family transposase produces the protein MNVLKPHLQTTIWTLLKGGATQREIERITGISRHTIRTYQQRFAADPANCPGVATDSGGQTAPPWPPTSGPVAPPLATSKCAPHRAFIDAQLRLGRNATAIYQDLVDLHGFDGAYNSVKRFCAQLRHKEPEQFDRLSFAPGEEMQVDYGEGAPTRMPGTERWRKPRLFVATLRYSRRSFRRVVWKSSQQVWAELHEQAWAYFGGSTHYVVLDNLKEGVLKPDLYEPALNPVYAATLAHYEVVADPARVRDPNRKGTVENAIQHTQATALKGRRFETIEEQNTFLEHWESRWAASRIHGAERRQVQAMFEEERAHLQPLPATRMQYFTEVQRTVCDDSCVRIDHSSYAARLAPIGSKVLVRLFERRIEIRELRTQALLRTHERVDRPGSVVLPMAERVFNPSRETRYILAQARAIGAQASQLCQMLFAIEGRVGQRKLWGIVNLAKRYPNHFIDAACAGAMEQGVHSYRHVKALTERLVADALAALQAGTPTQSASTLTQQHALIRSADEYGDLFAHAATATSGGTTSPTPTTEIAQP, from the coding sequence GTGAACGTCTTGAAGCCACATCTGCAAACCACCATCTGGACGCTGCTCAAGGGCGGCGCCACCCAGCGCGAGATCGAACGCATCACCGGCATCTCGCGCCACACCATCCGCACCTACCAGCAGCGCTTCGCCGCCGATCCGGCAAACTGCCCCGGGGTGGCCACCGACTCTGGTGGTCAAACTGCTCCACCCTGGCCACCGACTTCCGGGCCGGTAGCGCCGCCGCTGGCCACCTCCAAGTGCGCCCCCCACCGCGCCTTCATCGACGCCCAGTTGCGCCTGGGCCGCAACGCCACCGCCATCTACCAGGACCTGGTCGACCTGCACGGCTTTGACGGCGCCTACAACTCGGTCAAACGGTTCTGCGCCCAGCTTCGCCACAAGGAGCCCGAGCAGTTTGATCGTCTGAGCTTTGCGCCCGGCGAGGAGATGCAGGTCGACTACGGTGAAGGCGCCCCCACGCGGATGCCGGGCACCGAGCGCTGGCGCAAACCCCGCCTGTTCGTGGCCACGCTGCGCTACTCGCGGCGTAGCTTCCGCCGCGTGGTCTGGAAATCCAGCCAGCAAGTCTGGGCTGAGTTGCACGAGCAGGCCTGGGCCTACTTCGGCGGGTCCACCCACTACGTCGTCCTCGACAACCTCAAGGAAGGCGTCTTGAAGCCCGACCTGTACGAGCCCGCGCTCAATCCGGTCTACGCGGCCACACTCGCTCATTACGAGGTGGTGGCCGACCCGGCCCGGGTCCGGGATCCGAATCGCAAGGGGACGGTGGAGAACGCGATCCAACACACCCAGGCCACCGCGCTCAAGGGCCGGCGCTTCGAGACCATCGAAGAGCAGAACACCTTCCTGGAACACTGGGAGTCCAGGTGGGCCGCCTCGCGCATCCACGGCGCCGAGCGGCGTCAGGTGCAGGCCATGTTCGAGGAGGAGCGCGCCCACCTGCAGCCGCTGCCGGCCACGCGCATGCAGTACTTCACCGAGGTGCAGCGCACGGTCTGCGACGACAGCTGCGTGCGCATCGACCACAGCAGCTACGCCGCTCGTCTGGCCCCGATTGGCTCCAAGGTGCTGGTGCGGCTGTTCGAGCGGCGCATCGAGATCCGCGAGCTGCGCACGCAAGCCTTGCTGCGCACCCACGAGCGGGTCGATCGCCCCGGCAGCGTGGTGCTGCCCATGGCCGAGCGGGTGTTCAACCCCTCGCGCGAGACGCGCTACATCCTGGCCCAGGCCCGAGCCATCGGGGCGCAGGCCTCGCAGCTGTGCCAGATGCTGTTCGCCATCGAGGGACGCGTGGGCCAGCGCAAGCTGTGGGGCATCGTCAACCTGGCCAAGCGCTACCCGAACCACTTTATCGACGCGGCCTGTGCGGGCGCCATGGAGCAAGGCGTGCACAGCTACCGCCACGTCAAGGCGCTCACCGAGCGGCTGGTGGCCGACGCCCTGGCCGCCCTGCAGGCCGGCACGCCGACACAGTCGGCGTCAACGCTCACCCAGCAGCACGCGCTCATCCGCAGCGCCGACGAATACGGCGATCTGTTCGCCCACGCCGCCACCGCCACCTCGGGCGGCACAACCTCTCCCACCCCCACCACTGAGATCGCCCAGCCATGA
- a CDS encoding helix-turn-helix transcriptional regulator — MHLSTAQTRALGDVMRLLAQATDADTLRNDLALPMLDLLRADNYVSFTWDAAQQRFARVKAMNMSPENLRSWDEYYRFVDPLTFPMMARRHPTLATQILCQQDLSRTEFFNDFLQRDRMHWGVNVYVFADGECTGDMRIWRHRERGNFDANEIEVLRLVEPAFAAALARFRWEAKPAASAGAHEGVSELLQRKSALSQREAEAAALIVSGCPDKLIAKRMGVGLATVRFHLTNAFRKLRVDNRTQLAARVQALVNAEISSAGHATAAHCTHMLAASAAAATDSPVLN; from the coding sequence ATGCACCTCTCCACAGCACAGACCCGCGCACTGGGTGACGTCATGCGTCTACTGGCCCAAGCCACCGACGCGGACACGCTGCGCAACGACCTGGCATTGCCCATGCTCGACCTGCTGCGAGCGGACAACTACGTCTCCTTCACCTGGGACGCCGCCCAGCAGCGCTTCGCGCGTGTGAAGGCGATGAACATGTCGCCGGAAAACCTGCGCAGCTGGGACGAGTACTACCGCTTCGTCGACCCGCTCACCTTTCCGATGATGGCGCGGCGCCATCCGACGCTGGCCACGCAAATCCTCTGCCAGCAGGACCTGTCGCGCACGGAGTTCTTCAACGACTTCCTCCAGCGCGACCGCATGCACTGGGGCGTGAACGTCTACGTCTTCGCCGACGGCGAATGCACCGGCGACATGCGCATCTGGCGCCACCGAGAACGCGGAAACTTCGATGCCAACGAGATCGAAGTGCTGCGCCTGGTCGAACCTGCCTTTGCGGCAGCGCTTGCGCGCTTTCGCTGGGAGGCGAAGCCGGCGGCGTCTGCCGGCGCGCACGAAGGCGTGAGCGAGCTGCTGCAGCGCAAGTCCGCGCTGAGCCAGCGCGAAGCCGAGGCCGCGGCGCTCATCGTCTCGGGATGCCCCGACAAGCTCATTGCAAAGCGCATGGGCGTCGGGTTAGCCACGGTCCGCTTCCATCTCACCAATGCATTCCGCAAGCTGCGGGTCGACAACCGGACCCAGCTCGCGGCGCGGGTGCAGGCGCTGGTCAACGCCGAGATTTCATCCGCCGGACACGCAACCGCCGCACATTGCACGCACATGCTCGCGGCCTCTGCCGCCGCGGCAACGGACAGCCCGGTCTTGAACTGA
- the iaaH gene encoding indoleacetamide hydrolase produces MNLTQLGVADLRRGFQARSFRSLDVADALIERTQAHAALNGYVAFDPEGLRAEAKAADVRIAAGEDLPLLGVPVALKDNIDAVALPSSAGTRALLGLHPPQDAEVVRRLREAGALIAGKANMHELAMGITTNNSVTGAARNPWDPTRIPGGSSGGSGVVVAAGLVPAAIGTDTGGSVRVPAALCGVTGLRPTTGRVPGRGIAPISLTRDTAGPIARSVEDCALLDGVLAGSAQPLAPVSLQDVRLGIPGPGFWEGVDSGVREAAQGAVDRLRAAGAQLVEVPLPTLAGFNEAAGFPIALYEFVRDMGDYLHYAQRGVDLRQLVEAIGSPDVAAIVRPLLGEGAVPKAAYQQALQARRALQAVYAEAFAAHGVRALLFPTTPLTAAPIGRDVTVLLDGQEHPTFAAFIRNTDPGSNAGIPGLTLPAGLADGLPVGLALDGPAGSDRGLLALAAAIEAVLPALPSAPWRR; encoded by the coding sequence ATGAACCTCACACAACTCGGCGTCGCCGACCTGCGGCGCGGCTTCCAGGCACGTTCGTTCCGAAGCCTGGACGTGGCCGATGCGCTGATCGAGCGGACGCAAGCGCATGCCGCGCTGAACGGCTATGTCGCCTTCGACCCCGAAGGGCTGCGCGCCGAGGCCAAGGCTGCGGATGTGCGCATCGCGGCGGGGGAGGACCTTCCCTTGCTCGGCGTGCCGGTGGCGTTGAAGGACAACATCGACGCGGTGGCGCTGCCCAGTTCCGCGGGCACGCGGGCGCTGCTCGGCCTTCACCCGCCACAGGACGCCGAAGTGGTGCGGCGGCTGCGCGAAGCCGGTGCGCTGATCGCTGGCAAGGCCAACATGCACGAGCTGGCCATGGGCATCACCACCAACAACAGCGTCACCGGCGCCGCCCGCAACCCCTGGGACCCCACGCGCATTCCCGGCGGCAGCAGCGGCGGTTCGGGTGTGGTGGTGGCGGCGGGGCTGGTGCCCGCGGCCATCGGCACGGACACGGGCGGTTCGGTGCGCGTGCCCGCCGCGCTGTGCGGCGTGACGGGCTTGCGCCCGACGACGGGCCGCGTGCCGGGCCGGGGCATCGCGCCCATCTCGCTCACCCGCGACACGGCCGGGCCCATCGCGCGCAGCGTCGAGGACTGCGCGCTGCTCGACGGCGTGCTCGCGGGCAGCGCGCAGCCGCTCGCACCCGTATCGCTGCAGGACGTGCGCCTGGGCATTCCGGGACCGGGCTTCTGGGAAGGTGTCGATTCCGGCGTGCGCGAGGCGGCACAAGGCGCGGTCGACCGGCTGCGCGCCGCGGGTGCGCAACTGGTCGAGGTGCCGCTGCCAACGCTCGCCGGGTTCAACGAAGCGGCCGGATTTCCGATTGCGCTCTACGAGTTCGTCAGGGACATGGGCGACTACCTGCACTACGCGCAGCGCGGCGTCGATCTGCGTCAGTTGGTCGAGGCCATCGGCAGTCCCGACGTCGCGGCCATCGTGCGGCCGTTGCTGGGCGAGGGCGCGGTGCCCAAGGCGGCCTACCAGCAGGCGCTGCAGGCGCGCCGCGCGTTGCAGGCCGTCTATGCCGAAGCCTTTGCCGCGCATGGGGTGAGGGCGCTGCTGTTCCCCACCACGCCGTTGACGGCCGCGCCGATCGGCCGGGACGTCACGGTGCTGCTCGACGGACAGGAACACCCGACCTTCGCTGCCTTCATCCGCAACACCGATCCGGGCAGCAACGCCGGCATTCCCGGCCTGACCCTGCCCGCCGGCCTGGCAGACGGATTGCCCGTGGGGCTGGCACTCGACGGTCCGGCAGGCAGCGACCGCGGCCTGCTGGCGCTGGCCGCCGCCATCGAGGCGGTGTTGCCCGCGCTGCCCTCGGCGCCCTGGCGGCGCTGA
- a CDS encoding substrate-binding domain-containing protein: MDRRTFLHGLAAAAAASSSAVRAASPLNVAVMLPMSGPAGLFGPSAKACAELAVQTINARGGVLGRNINALFGDAGLPPAEASQTALKLWKGQGAQAVIGMHDSAVRGALVGLFKGQVPYFYTPVYEGGECARGTYVNGETPAQQLAPVIPWLASERKPKKWYMIGNDYIWGRNTNAAAKGYIAQTGAQVVGDEYLPFTADNFDSSLARIRDSGADAVLVSLVGGASVTFNKAFASFGLPDKAIRLGTLIEENTLAGIGLANARNLYSSAGYFANIETPAAKAFSDAYFKRFGAQAPALNGLAESVYEGFLMLEAMAVRAKSLEVAKLEPASEGAGYNGPRGAVTMHARHVDQDIYLADVGDKGFRVVKTFPRIASGQSCKA; this comes from the coding sequence ATGGACCGTCGTACCTTTCTCCACGGCCTTGCGGCCGCCGCGGCTGCCAGTTCTTCGGCCGTGCGCGCGGCATCGCCGCTCAACGTGGCCGTCATGCTGCCGATGAGCGGGCCGGCCGGACTCTTCGGCCCCTCGGCCAAGGCCTGCGCCGAGCTGGCCGTGCAGACGATCAACGCCCGCGGCGGCGTGCTCGGCCGCAACATCAACGCGCTCTTCGGCGATGCCGGGCTGCCGCCCGCCGAAGCGTCGCAGACCGCGCTCAAGCTCTGGAAAGGGCAGGGCGCACAGGCGGTGATCGGCATGCACGACAGCGCGGTGCGCGGCGCGCTGGTGGGGCTCTTCAAGGGCCAGGTGCCGTATTTCTACACGCCGGTGTACGAAGGCGGCGAATGCGCGCGCGGCACCTACGTGAACGGCGAGACGCCCGCGCAGCAGCTCGCGCCGGTGATCCCGTGGCTGGCCTCGGAACGCAAGCCGAAGAAGTGGTACATGATCGGCAACGACTACATCTGGGGCCGCAACACCAACGCCGCGGCCAAGGGCTACATCGCCCAGACCGGCGCCCAGGTCGTCGGCGACGAGTACCTGCCGTTCACCGCCGACAACTTCGATTCGAGCCTGGCCCGCATCCGCGACAGCGGCGCGGACGCGGTGCTGGTGTCGCTGGTGGGCGGTGCTTCCGTCACTTTCAACAAGGCCTTCGCGAGCTTCGGGCTGCCCGACAAGGCGATCCGCCTTGGCACGCTGATCGAGGAGAACACGCTGGCCGGCATCGGCCTGGCCAACGCGCGCAACCTGTATTCGAGCGCGGGCTATTTCGCCAACATCGAGACGCCGGCGGCCAAGGCCTTCTCGGACGCCTACTTCAAGCGCTTCGGCGCCCAGGCGCCCGCGCTCAACGGCCTGGCCGAATCGGTCTACGAAGGCTTCCTGATGCTGGAGGCGATGGCCGTGCGCGCCAAGTCGCTCGAAGTGGCGAAGCTGGAGCCGGCCAGCGAAGGCGCGGGCTACAACGGCCCGCGCGGCGCCGTCACCATGCATGCGCGGCATGTCGACCAGGACATCTACCTCGCCGACGTGGGCGACAAGGGCTTTCGCGTCGTGAAGACCTTCCCGCGCATCGCGTCGGGCCAATCCTGCAAGGCGTGA
- a CDS encoding branched-chain amino acid ABC transporter permease produces the protein MDTSWLLHALNLAYELATLGLTTLGLAVVFGLLGVMNMAHGEFVMLGAYAVVTVQAWGWPIATAMPLAMLVCGVLGYAVERWLIRPLYARPFDTLLATWGLAMVMRKTVEAVYGRGYRNVESTLGAPVDLGGVQYPGYRLALIALAVVLMIGLALWYRRSTMGLRVRAMTGNPVLAQALGIDTRRLASQAFVIGVVLAGAAGVLLAPLVRIEPGIGVDYLLDSFFVLVVGGLGTLGGFGGGVGVIGGTQSAVSSIAGQTSGYAVVLILSILFLWLKPNGLFGRR, from the coding sequence ATGGACACCAGCTGGCTGCTGCACGCGCTGAACCTCGCCTACGAATTGGCGACACTGGGCCTTACCACGCTCGGCCTCGCGGTGGTGTTCGGCCTGCTCGGCGTGATGAACATGGCGCATGGCGAGTTCGTGATGCTGGGTGCCTACGCGGTCGTGACCGTGCAGGCCTGGGGCTGGCCGATCGCCACGGCCATGCCGCTGGCCATGCTCGTGTGCGGCGTGCTGGGCTATGCGGTGGAGCGCTGGCTGATCCGCCCGCTGTACGCGCGGCCTTTCGACACATTGCTGGCCACCTGGGGTCTGGCAATGGTCATGCGCAAGACGGTCGAGGCGGTGTACGGGCGCGGCTACCGCAACGTCGAGAGCACGCTGGGCGCGCCGGTCGACCTGGGCGGCGTGCAGTACCCGGGCTACCGGCTCGCGCTGATCGCGCTGGCGGTGGTGCTGATGATCGGCCTCGCGCTCTGGTACCGGCGCAGCACCATGGGGCTGCGCGTGCGGGCGATGACCGGCAACCCGGTGCTCGCGCAGGCGCTGGGCATCGACACGCGCCGGCTGGCCTCGCAGGCCTTCGTCATCGGCGTGGTGCTGGCCGGCGCCGCGGGCGTGCTGCTGGCACCGCTGGTGCGCATCGAGCCCGGCATCGGTGTCGACTACCTGCTCGATTCCTTCTTCGTGCTGGTGGTCGGCGGGCTCGGCACGCTCGGCGGCTTCGGCGGCGGCGTGGGCGTGATCGGCGGCACCCAGTCCGCCGTCAGCAGCATCGCGGGCCAGACCAGCGGCTATGCGGTGGTGCTGATTCTCTCGATCCTCTTTCTCTGGTTGAAACCGAATGGACTCTTTGGACGCCGTTGA
- a CDS encoding ABC transporter permease subunit — MDSLDAVDASRAAAAPRAPARRWRGWRSRAAGPWLLGAGLLAPPFVSNDFVAYQIALFLIYGIATQGVALCWGRLGFLPLGHALFFGLGAYLAGGMLKAAQQQPAWFAALPLALFAPAALAYVAARLVFARSHRSGPFFSLITLAMTMLGFLAAQQWSAVTGGFNGMADIPELPGTERYSSFYWVVAACALGSTLLIAAVLGRPLGLLWSALAQNEERLQLFGCATDRIKAVAFAFSATLAALAGALFAMHQGIVTPLTMGFVLSTEFVIWAAVGGKASPLGALLGAVFVGYASSELRDHFAYWEVAVGAIFILVVRFLPDGLAGLGRRFSAHAEEIPQAHKTLAPEVRAQGADVRLAFEQVESAQGGVRILDGLTFDLQGPGLRCVIGPNGAGKTSAFNVMTGRLPLRTGRIRLDGADVSGATAWRVARQGVGRKLQIPSVFPGLSVSQNLDVALWAGRLRPAASLQRAPLGWDSPLRGELLALFPALGRQLHAPAGSLSQGERQALEFVMTMLPQPRLVLLDEPCAGLSPAETHHMIEAIKAATRRLGAAALVIEHDISAVAAIGGDVYVLHQGKLLARGPLAQIQADPAVRAVYAGARK, encoded by the coding sequence ATGGACTCTTTGGACGCCGTTGATGCTTCGCGGGCCGCCGCCGCACCGCGGGCTCCCGCGCGCAGGTGGCGCGGGTGGCGCAGTCGAGCGGCCGGGCCGTGGCTGCTCGGCGCGGGGCTGCTGGCCCCGCCCTTCGTGTCGAACGATTTCGTCGCCTACCAGATCGCGCTGTTCCTCATCTACGGCATTGCGACGCAAGGCGTGGCGCTGTGCTGGGGGCGACTCGGCTTCCTGCCGCTGGGGCATGCGCTGTTCTTCGGCCTGGGCGCCTACCTGGCCGGCGGCATGCTGAAGGCGGCGCAGCAGCAGCCGGCCTGGTTCGCTGCCTTGCCGCTGGCGCTGTTCGCACCCGCCGCGCTGGCCTACGTGGCGGCGCGGCTGGTGTTCGCGCGCAGCCACCGCAGCGGGCCGTTCTTCTCGCTCATCACCCTGGCGATGACGATGCTCGGCTTCCTCGCGGCGCAGCAGTGGAGCGCGGTCACCGGCGGCTTCAACGGCATGGCCGACATTCCCGAGCTGCCCGGCACCGAGCGCTACAGCAGCTTCTACTGGGTGGTCGCGGCCTGCGCGCTGGGCAGCACGCTGCTGATCGCTGCCGTGCTCGGGCGGCCGCTGGGCCTCTTGTGGAGCGCGCTGGCGCAGAACGAGGAGCGGCTGCAGCTCTTCGGCTGCGCCACCGACCGCATCAAGGCCGTCGCCTTCGCATTCTCCGCAACGCTCGCAGCCCTGGCCGGCGCGCTGTTCGCCATGCACCAGGGCATCGTCACACCGCTGACGATGGGCTTCGTGCTGTCCACCGAGTTCGTCATCTGGGCCGCGGTGGGCGGCAAGGCCAGTCCGCTGGGCGCGCTGCTGGGCGCCGTGTTCGTCGGCTATGCGTCGTCGGAGCTGCGCGACCACTTCGCCTACTGGGAGGTGGCTGTCGGCGCGATCTTCATTCTGGTGGTGCGGTTCCTGCCCGATGGGCTGGCCGGGTTGGGGCGGCGGTTCTCGGCGCACGCAGAAGAGATTCCGCAGGCGCACAAGACACTGGCACCGGAGGTGAGGGCGCAGGGGGCCGACGTGCGCCTCGCGTTCGAGCAGGTCGAATCCGCCCAAGGCGGCGTGCGCATCCTCGACGGCCTCACGTTCGACCTGCAGGGCCCCGGCCTGCGCTGCGTGATCGGACCGAACGGCGCGGGCAAGACCTCGGCCTTCAACGTGATGACCGGCCGCCTGCCGCTGCGCACCGGGCGCATCCGGCTGGACGGCGCCGACGTGTCGGGCGCCACCGCCTGGCGCGTGGCCCGGCAGGGCGTGGGGCGCAAGCTGCAGATTCCTTCGGTCTTTCCCGGCCTGAGCGTGAGCCAGAACCTCGATGTCGCGCTGTGGGCGGGCCGCCTGCGTCCCGCGGCGTCATTGCAGCGTGCGCCGTTGGGGTGGGACAGCCCGCTGCGCGGGGAGCTGCTCGCGCTCTTTCCCGCGCTCGGCAGGCAACTGCACGCGCCGGCCGGCAGCCTCTCGCAGGGTGAGCGGCAGGCACTGGAGTTCGTCATGACCATGCTGCCGCAGCCCCGCCTCGTGCTGCTCGACGAACCCTGCGCCGGCCTGTCGCCCGCGGAGACGCACCACATGATCGAGGCGATCAAGGCCGCGACCAGGCGCCTGGGCGCGGCGGCGCTGGTCATCGAGCACGACATCAGCGCGGTGGCCGCCATCGGTGGCGACGTCTACGTGCTGCACCAGGGCAAGCTGCTGGCGCGCGGTCCGCTGGCGCAGATCCAGGCCGATCCCGCCGTGCGGGCGGTCTATGCGGGAGCGCGCAAATGA
- a CDS encoding ABC transporter ATP-binding protein, producing MSTPLLVFDDVVCGYGDTMVLRGLAGTVGAGRVLGVLGRNGVGKTTLMRALSGFLPLQRGRVTLAGRDLARVPPQQRLAAGMAYAPQEDVVFGDLSVSENLWLHLRGRDGQRYAACLEAFPRLAERMQQRAGSLSGGERKLLSFTRTLGLRAPLSILDEPTEGVQPENIERMVRLVGARKAEGASFVIVEQNLEFLLSVADDILAIDHGECSLAGPASELPRETLEAHLVV from the coding sequence ATGAGCACGCCGCTGCTGGTTTTCGACGATGTGGTCTGCGGCTACGGCGACACCATGGTGCTGCGCGGCCTCGCGGGCACTGTCGGCGCGGGGCGCGTGCTCGGCGTGCTGGGCCGCAACGGCGTGGGCAAGACGACGCTCATGCGCGCGCTCAGCGGCTTTCTTCCGCTGCAGCGGGGCAGGGTGACGCTCGCCGGGCGCGACCTGGCGCGCGTGCCGCCGCAGCAGCGGCTGGCCGCGGGCATGGCCTATGCGCCGCAGGAGGACGTGGTCTTCGGCGACCTCAGCGTGAGCGAGAACCTCTGGCTGCACCTGCGCGGCCGCGACGGCCAGCGCTACGCCGCCTGCCTCGAGGCATTTCCGCGCCTGGCCGAGCGCATGCAGCAGCGCGCCGGTTCGCTCAGCGGCGGCGAGCGCAAGCTGCTCTCCTTCACGCGCACCCTCGGGCTGCGCGCGCCGCTCAGCATCCTCGACGAGCCCACCGAGGGCGTGCAGCCGGAGAACATCGAGCGCATGGTCCGGCTGGTTGGCGCGCGCAAGGCCGAGGGTGCGTCGTTCGTCATCGTCGAGCAGAACCTGGAGTTCCTGCTGTCTGTGGCCGACGACATCCTGGCCATCGACCATGGCGAATGCTCGCTGGCGGGGCCGGCCAGCGAGCTGCCGCGCGAGACGCTGGAGGCGCACCTGGTGGTCTGA